In the genome of Myxococcus stipitatus, one region contains:
- a CDS encoding ABC transporter permease yields MRAFLDNLRLALGTFLGNPLRSLLTLLGIVIGVATVITMMGLIEGLRTKVNRDLGQLGAHTFQLTKWPSGGFGRFNWAKFAKRQDFGMEDVRAIEELCPSVGVVSPMDDQGGQKVGSASAETRPSVRIIGASTKYPITSGVSVQSGRFFNEVEGLDGRHVVLLGVDVADALFPGIDPVGFEVRLKGRPFRVIGVLQRRGSFLGMVSMDNQAIIPLRVFQQLYGKQRSLDIDIQAKDPSLFRKAQDEVTTLMRRHRGVEGDAPNDFEIHTNESVTASFNQLSQVITIAGIGVCLLSLVVGGIGILNIMLVSVMERTREIGVRKALGAKRRRILGQFATEAVLLALLGGALGVGLGFGLVFLGDWMVGFPMSVPPWAVALALSMSCGVGLLFGIYPAARASKLDPVEAMRNE; encoded by the coding sequence ATGCGAGCCTTCCTGGACAATCTGCGGCTGGCGCTCGGCACGTTCCTGGGCAACCCGCTGCGCTCCCTCCTGACGCTGTTGGGCATCGTGATTGGCGTGGCCACCGTCATCACGATGATGGGGCTCATCGAGGGCCTGCGCACGAAGGTCAACCGGGACCTGGGGCAATTGGGGGCGCACACCTTCCAGCTGACCAAGTGGCCCTCGGGTGGGTTCGGGCGCTTCAACTGGGCGAAGTTCGCCAAGCGCCAGGACTTCGGCATGGAGGACGTGCGCGCCATCGAGGAGCTGTGTCCCTCGGTCGGCGTGGTGTCGCCGATGGATGACCAGGGCGGGCAGAAGGTGGGCTCGGCGAGCGCGGAGACGCGTCCGTCGGTGCGCATCATCGGCGCGTCCACGAAGTACCCCATCACCAGCGGCGTGTCGGTGCAGTCCGGCCGCTTCTTCAACGAGGTGGAGGGCCTGGATGGCCGCCACGTCGTGCTCCTGGGCGTGGATGTGGCGGACGCGCTGTTCCCTGGCATCGACCCGGTGGGCTTCGAGGTGCGGCTGAAGGGTCGGCCGTTCCGGGTGATTGGCGTGCTCCAGCGGCGCGGCAGCTTCCTGGGCATGGTGAGCATGGACAACCAGGCCATCATCCCGCTGCGCGTGTTCCAGCAGCTCTACGGCAAGCAGCGCTCGCTGGACATCGACATCCAGGCGAAGGACCCGTCCCTGTTCCGCAAGGCGCAGGACGAGGTGACGACGCTGATGCGCAGGCACCGCGGCGTCGAGGGAGACGCGCCCAACGACTTCGAGATCCACACCAACGAGTCGGTGACGGCGTCCTTCAACCAGCTCTCGCAGGTCATCACCATCGCCGGCATCGGGGTGTGCCTGCTGTCGCTGGTGGTGGGCGGCATCGGCATCCTCAACATCATGCTGGTGTCGGTGATGGAGCGCACGCGCGAGATTGGTGTGCGCAAGGCGCTGGGCGCCAAGCGGCGGCGCATCCTGGGGCAGTTCGCCACGGAGGCCGTGCTGCTGGCGCTCCTGGGCGGCGCGCTGGGCGTGGGCCTGGGCTTCGGCCTGGTGTTCCTGGGGGACTGGATGGTGGGGTTCCCCATGTCCGTGCCGCCCTGGGCGGTGGCGCTGGCGCTGTCGATGAGCTGCGGGGTGGGGCTGTTGTTCGGCATCTATCCGGCCGCTCGCGCGTCGAAGCTCGACCCCGTCGAGGCGATGCGCAACGAGTAG
- a CDS encoding cysteine synthase A encodes MAPRIGSLWDSVGNTPLLRINSLSRLTGCEILAKAEFMNPGGSIKDRAAKGMIRRAEEEGLLKPGGTIVEGTAGNTGIGLGLLGRERGYRVVVTMPDNQAREKYEYLEAMGVEVRKVPPVPFANPAHFFHQARALSEQHGWFWANQFENTANGDFHYETTGPEIWEQCEGKVDVLVASVGSGGTMSGVSRFLKEKNPSLRVVLVDPPGSGLYSFVREGKLESTGSSITEGIGIMRLTANFNAARVDEAMRLGDGEMLDMLYHLAREDALVVGTSAALNARAAYDLARQNVGRGLRIVTFLCDHGSRYASKVFNADFLATKQLQVKPLPTGRFAR; translated from the coding sequence ATGGCGCCACGCATTGGCTCGCTCTGGGACTCGGTGGGCAACACGCCGTTGCTTCGCATCAACTCGCTCAGCCGGCTCACCGGCTGCGAGATCCTGGCGAAGGCGGAGTTCATGAACCCTGGCGGCAGCATCAAGGACCGCGCCGCCAAGGGGATGATTCGACGCGCGGAGGAGGAGGGGCTGCTCAAGCCGGGCGGCACCATCGTGGAGGGCACCGCGGGCAACACGGGCATCGGCCTGGGCCTGCTGGGCCGCGAGCGGGGCTACCGCGTCGTGGTGACGATGCCGGACAACCAGGCGCGCGAGAAGTACGAGTACCTGGAGGCCATGGGCGTGGAGGTCCGCAAGGTGCCGCCCGTCCCGTTCGCCAACCCCGCCCACTTCTTCCACCAGGCGCGCGCGTTGTCGGAGCAGCACGGCTGGTTCTGGGCGAACCAGTTCGAGAACACGGCCAACGGCGACTTCCACTACGAGACGACGGGCCCCGAGATCTGGGAGCAGTGCGAGGGGAAGGTGGACGTGCTCGTCGCCTCCGTCGGCAGTGGCGGGACGATGTCGGGCGTCAGCCGCTTCCTCAAGGAGAAGAACCCCTCGCTGCGCGTCGTGCTGGTGGATCCGCCGGGCTCGGGCCTCTACAGCTTCGTGCGCGAGGGCAAGCTGGAGTCGACGGGCTCCTCCATCACCGAGGGCATCGGCATCATGCGCCTGACGGCCAACTTCAATGCGGCCCGCGTGGACGAGGCCATGCGCCTGGGGGACGGAGAGATGCTCGACATGCTCTACCACCTGGCCCGGGAGGACGCGCTGGTGGTGGGCACCTCCGCGGCGCTCAACGCCCGCGCGGCCTATGACCTGGCCCGTCAGAACGTGGGCCGGGGCCTGCGCATCGTCACCTTCCTCTGCGACCACGGAAGCCGCTACGCCTCCAAGGTGTTCAACGCGGACTTCCTCGCGACCAAGCAGCTCCAGGTGAAGCCGCTGCCCACGGGGCGCTTCGCTCGCTGA
- a CDS encoding HAMP domain-containing sensor histidine kinase, whose amino-acid sequence MASATGSPSRRPRPRLWMVFAAVGLAGFMLTLGGLAFVRVYDNQLIRQTEMELLTQGAVVTEVYRALLAEQVGTRDYGRPRTAKWPFPIPDDQRLRPILPSLRASDEPLPSDETPPQSLVPGEPLAVDVGQRLRPLLENVRAATLAGIRVVDAGGVVVSGSGMDLMGATLGDRPEVRQALHGLPTSVLRRRHSEPEDTPLASLSRDTGIRVSVALPVIQGDRVWGAVVLARTPMTFTKALYSDRWNLTATGLVLLSALALMSLAAATLLGRPVRALVRQTRAIAASAPEGFEPMARPVVAELAELSESLAGMASALRDRNQYIRSFAANVSHEFKTPLASIQGAVELLRDSADAMTPEQRSRFLSNVDADAKRLTRLVQRLLELARADSMTATPASVELGPLLESLVARSDAAGLAKVDLGPVPEGLTVALPAEVMDDVLWQLITNAGQHGGAEVQVSLSVETSSTGATHIIVRDNGPGISEANRARIFDAFFTTARARGGTGLGLTIAQSMLRAFGASLELRPSQPPHPGAAFAVAAPPASTQRK is encoded by the coding sequence ATGGCCTCGGCTACCGGCTCGCCCTCTCGTAGGCCGCGGCCTCGGCTGTGGATGGTCTTCGCCGCGGTGGGGCTCGCGGGCTTCATGCTCACGTTGGGTGGGCTGGCCTTCGTGCGTGTCTATGACAACCAGCTCATCCGGCAGACGGAGATGGAGCTGCTCACGCAAGGCGCCGTGGTCACCGAGGTCTATCGGGCCCTGCTCGCCGAGCAGGTGGGGACCCGCGACTACGGCAGGCCGCGCACCGCGAAGTGGCCCTTCCCCATCCCCGATGACCAGCGCCTGAGGCCCATCCTCCCATCGCTGCGGGCCTCCGATGAGCCGCTGCCTTCGGATGAAACACCGCCTCAATCCCTCGTGCCGGGGGAGCCCCTGGCGGTGGACGTGGGTCAGCGGCTGCGCCCCCTGCTGGAGAACGTGCGGGCCGCCACGCTCGCGGGCATCCGGGTCGTCGACGCGGGCGGCGTGGTGGTGTCCGGCAGCGGCATGGACCTGATGGGCGCGACGCTCGGCGACAGGCCCGAGGTGCGGCAAGCCCTCCACGGCCTGCCCACCAGCGTCCTGCGCCGCCGCCACTCCGAGCCGGAGGACACGCCCCTCGCCTCGCTCAGCCGGGACACGGGCATCCGCGTCTCGGTGGCACTGCCGGTCATCCAGGGCGACCGTGTCTGGGGCGCCGTGGTGCTGGCGCGCACGCCGATGACCTTCACCAAGGCGCTCTACTCGGACCGGTGGAACCTGACGGCCACGGGGCTCGTGCTGCTGAGTGCGCTGGCGTTGATGTCGCTCGCCGCCGCCACACTGCTGGGCCGTCCGGTGCGCGCACTCGTGCGGCAGACGCGAGCCATCGCCGCGAGCGCCCCCGAAGGCTTCGAGCCCATGGCCCGCCCCGTCGTCGCGGAGCTGGCCGAGCTGTCCGAATCCCTGGCGGGCATGGCCTCCGCGCTCAGGGACCGGAACCAATACATCCGTTCGTTCGCCGCCAATGTCTCGCATGAGTTCAAGACGCCGCTCGCCTCCATCCAGGGCGCGGTGGAGCTGCTGCGAGACAGCGCCGACGCGATGACACCGGAGCAGCGCTCGCGCTTCCTGTCCAACGTGGACGCCGACGCGAAGCGGCTCACGCGCCTGGTGCAGCGACTCCTCGAGCTGGCGCGCGCCGACTCGATGACCGCCACCCCCGCGAGCGTGGAGCTGGGCCCCTTGCTCGAGTCCCTCGTCGCGAGGAGTGATGCGGCGGGGCTCGCGAAGGTCGACCTGGGCCCGGTGCCCGAGGGCCTCACCGTCGCCCTGCCCGCCGAGGTGATGGACGACGTGCTCTGGCAGCTCATCACCAACGCGGGCCAGCACGGCGGCGCGGAGGTCCAGGTCTCGCTGTCCGTGGAGACCTCCAGCACCGGTGCCACGCACATCATCGTGCGCGACAACGGCCCTGGCATCTCCGAGGCGAACCGGGCGCGCATCTTCGACGCCTTCTTCACCACCGCGCGCGCACGCGGCGGCACGGGCCTGGGCCTCACCATCGCCCAGTCGATGCTGCGGGCCTTCGGCGCGAGCCTGGAGCTGCGCCCCTCCCAGCCCCCACACCCGGGCGCCGCCTTCGCCGTGGCGGCGCCCCCCGCCTCGACTCAGCGGAAGTAG
- a CDS encoding response regulator transcription factor, whose product MAERPTILVVDDDPHLRDIVRFALEQGGFRVEEAADGQAAVDHVRRAPPALIVLDIMMPEMDGLEVCRAVRRSHELPIVFLSSRDDEVDRILGLELGGDDYLTKPFSPRELVARVKAVLRRARPTPKAPTDVRPSLSRGPLKLDEELFRAWWSEKEVVLTVTEFHLLAALLRVPGKVFTRDEMMTRVYDDGVVSERTIDSHVRRVRQKFAAVGGEVIETVHGLGYRLALS is encoded by the coding sequence GTGGCCGAACGTCCCACCATCCTCGTCGTCGATGATGATCCCCACCTGCGGGATATCGTCCGCTTCGCGCTGGAGCAAGGAGGCTTCCGCGTGGAAGAGGCCGCGGATGGACAGGCCGCGGTGGACCACGTCCGACGCGCGCCCCCCGCGCTCATCGTCCTGGACATCATGATGCCGGAGATGGACGGGCTCGAGGTGTGTCGAGCCGTCCGCCGCTCGCACGAGCTGCCCATCGTCTTCCTCTCCTCGCGCGACGACGAGGTGGACCGCATCCTCGGCCTGGAGCTGGGCGGAGACGACTACCTCACCAAGCCCTTCAGCCCCCGCGAGCTGGTGGCACGCGTGAAGGCCGTCCTGCGCCGCGCGCGTCCGACACCGAAGGCCCCCACGGATGTCCGGCCTTCGCTCTCGCGAGGCCCGCTGAAGCTGGACGAGGAGCTCTTCCGCGCGTGGTGGTCGGAGAAGGAGGTCGTGCTCACTGTGACGGAGTTCCACCTGCTCGCCGCGCTGCTGCGTGTGCCGGGCAAGGTCTTCACCCGCGACGAGATGATGACGCGCGTCTATGACGACGGCGTGGTGAGTGAGCGCACCATCGACAGCCACGTGCGTCGGGTGCGCCAGAAGTTCGCCGCGGTGGGTGGCGAAGTCATCGAGACAGTGCATGGCCTCGGCTACCGGCTCGCCCTCTCGTAG
- a CDS encoding GNAT family N-acetyltransferase yields the protein MHSATQAEIDESHAQFRGAWRRMALGSRAGEVVERPEVYLAACHVAWDMMNTAFLRAPVESEQGLAAAAASAARYFSMGKHPWSFIVSEDWLSPQVRAQAASILAWYKLKPLTSVTGMVCDRLAEPTRPASPMDVRPVVNAWGRQAVADINALSYDMPQELGREVMDVESFFGTESRGFVACQGDAAASSSVVIRVDGVAYIALVATRPEHRRIGAAESALRRALREARESWGIERSVLHATEAGFPLYTRLGYRPVTRFTIYSAPAPGLG from the coding sequence ATGCACTCCGCCACCCAGGCCGAGATCGACGAGTCCCATGCGCAATTCAGAGGCGCGTGGCGGAGGATGGCCCTCGGGAGTCGCGCGGGCGAAGTCGTGGAGCGCCCGGAGGTCTACCTCGCCGCGTGTCATGTCGCGTGGGACATGATGAACACGGCGTTCCTCCGCGCGCCCGTGGAGTCCGAGCAGGGCCTGGCCGCGGCCGCCGCCTCCGCGGCCCGCTACTTCTCCATGGGCAAGCACCCCTGGTCCTTCATCGTGTCGGAGGACTGGCTGTCCCCCCAGGTGAGAGCCCAGGCCGCGTCCATCCTCGCCTGGTACAAGCTCAAGCCCCTCACCAGCGTCACCGGCATGGTGTGCGACCGGCTCGCCGAGCCCACCCGTCCGGCGTCCCCCATGGACGTGCGCCCCGTCGTGAACGCCTGGGGACGTCAGGCCGTCGCCGACATCAATGCGCTCTCCTACGACATGCCCCAGGAGCTCGGTCGCGAGGTGATGGACGTGGAGAGCTTCTTCGGCACGGAGTCGCGAGGCTTCGTCGCATGTCAGGGAGACGCCGCCGCGAGCAGCTCCGTGGTCATTCGCGTGGACGGTGTCGCGTACATCGCCCTCGTCGCCACCCGCCCCGAGCACCGCCGCATCGGCGCGGCCGAGTCCGCCCTGCGCCGCGCACTGCGCGAAGCGCGTGAGAGCTGGGGCATCGAGCGCAGCGTGCTCCACGCCACCGAGGCCGGCTTCCCGCTCTACACCCGCCTGGGCTACCGCCCCGTGACGCGCTTCACCATCTACAGCGCCCCCGCGCCGGGCCTCGGCTGA
- a CDS encoding vWA domain-containing protein — MKRMSAKPSKKDGSYNGLGAVGTGAGGGGLAMRGSGGAAVDYSRHPAVALGGKLAPRAGPDAALLAGDPSSPPSTTSFKDYGVNPFVTAQEDRLSTFAVDVDTASYTLTRRILMSGSLPPREAVRVEEMLNYFRYTYPEPTPSDGPFAVHLDAAPSPFTQGRHLLRVGVQGKRLSLAERKPAHLTFLVDVSGSMQSPDRLPLAKRALRMLVDNLRDGDTVALVTYAGAVRRVLPPTGMERKALIHAAIEDLTASGSTAMGSGIALAYEEAMKTLDGTSTSRVIILSDGDANVGKTTHEEILKSIRGFVKEGITLTTVGFGMSNYKDTMMEQLANQGNGNNFYVDSLMAARRVFQEQLGGTLEVIAQDVKIQVEFDPKQVARYRLIGYENRDIADQSFRDDRVDAGELGSGHTVTALYELELKPDAGEGLATVRVRAKKPRGTTASERAYPFHAGALAKTFKSAPADLRFATAVMGAAELFRRSPHAEQWSLEAVQEIARAATPAGNAEREEFLALLAQARPLMRSVAAR; from the coding sequence ATGAAGAGGATGTCCGCGAAGCCCTCGAAGAAGGACGGCTCCTACAACGGGCTCGGCGCGGTGGGCACGGGGGCTGGCGGCGGAGGGCTCGCGATGAGGGGGAGCGGAGGGGCCGCCGTCGACTACAGCCGCCATCCAGCCGTCGCCCTTGGAGGAAAACTCGCGCCACGCGCGGGGCCCGATGCTGCCCTCCTCGCCGGAGATCCCTCGTCCCCCCCCAGCACCACGTCCTTCAAGGACTACGGCGTGAATCCCTTCGTGACGGCGCAGGAGGATCGCCTCTCCACCTTCGCGGTGGACGTGGACACGGCGTCCTACACCCTCACGCGTCGCATCCTGATGTCGGGCAGCCTCCCGCCGCGCGAGGCCGTGCGGGTGGAGGAGATGCTCAACTACTTCCGCTACACCTATCCCGAGCCCACCCCCAGCGACGGCCCTTTCGCCGTGCACCTGGATGCCGCGCCATCCCCCTTCACGCAAGGACGCCACCTGCTGCGCGTCGGTGTCCAGGGCAAGCGGCTCAGCCTCGCCGAGCGCAAGCCCGCCCACCTCACGTTCCTCGTCGACGTCTCCGGCTCCATGCAGTCACCCGACCGGCTGCCCCTGGCCAAGCGCGCCTTGCGGATGCTGGTGGACAACCTGCGCGATGGAGACACCGTCGCGCTCGTCACGTATGCGGGCGCGGTCCGGCGCGTACTTCCGCCCACGGGCATGGAGCGCAAGGCGCTCATCCACGCCGCCATCGAGGACCTCACCGCGTCGGGCTCCACCGCGATGGGCTCCGGCATCGCGCTCGCCTACGAGGAGGCGATGAAGACCCTCGATGGCACCTCCACCTCGCGCGTCATCATCCTCTCGGATGGCGACGCCAACGTGGGGAAGACCACACACGAGGAGATCCTCAAGTCCATCCGAGGCTTCGTGAAGGAGGGCATCACCCTCACCACGGTGGGCTTCGGCATGAGCAACTACAAGGACACGATGATGGAGCAGCTGGCGAACCAGGGGAACGGCAACAACTTCTACGTGGATTCCCTGATGGCCGCTCGCCGAGTCTTCCAGGAGCAGCTCGGTGGCACGCTGGAGGTCATCGCGCAGGACGTGAAGATTCAGGTGGAGTTCGACCCCAAGCAGGTCGCCCGCTATCGGCTCATCGGCTACGAGAACCGCGACATCGCGGACCAGAGCTTTCGCGATGACCGCGTCGACGCGGGCGAGCTGGGCTCCGGCCACACCGTCACCGCGCTGTACGAGCTGGAGCTCAAGCCCGACGCGGGCGAGGGTCTGGCCACGGTGCGCGTGCGCGCGAAGAAGCCTCGAGGAACCACCGCCTCCGAGCGCGCGTACCCCTTCCATGCGGGCGCGCTCGCGAAGACCTTCAAGTCGGCTCCCGCGGACCTGCGCTTCGCGACCGCGGTGATGGGCGCGGCGGAGCTGTTCCGACGCAGTCCTCACGCGGAGCAGTGGAGCCTGGAGGCCGTGCAGGAGATCGCCCGCGCCGCGACGCCCGCGGGCAATGCCGAGCGTGAAGAATTCCTCGCTCTGTTGGCGCAAGCACGGCCCTTGATGCGCAGCGTGGCCGCGCGCTGA
- a CDS encoding protein tyrosine phosphatase, protein MLIPPLAADASSAPLVLDDDGTEARRFRSTTLLPDMSGLETRGLEELRCSGGAQLSVAGYQDVVRRLAVVPREWLHVVDLRQESHGFLNGAAVSWYAESNWGAAGLSDEEAQSLEHQRLLLLSRSPRARVRDVAGVKGRAPPSSTDWECHTVMDEARAFDLPPGRYARFPVTDHTRPRDTTVDSFIQWVRGLDERAHLHLHCRGGKGRTATFMCLLDMLHNARHLPLDALLDRQARLGGYDVRKAADPASPKAPFIAERRAFLARFHEYARENPKGGPLGWGEWLARRLTNSEPKP, encoded by the coding sequence ATGCTCATCCCTCCGCTGGCCGCAGACGCGTCCTCCGCCCCGCTCGTGCTCGATGATGACGGCACGGAGGCCCGTCGGTTCCGGTCGACGACGCTGCTTCCGGACATGAGCGGGTTGGAGACGCGAGGACTGGAAGAGCTGCGTTGCTCGGGGGGGGCGCAGCTCTCGGTTGCTGGATACCAAGACGTCGTGCGGCGGCTCGCGGTGGTGCCTCGGGAGTGGCTCCATGTCGTGGACCTCCGTCAGGAGTCCCATGGCTTCCTGAACGGAGCGGCGGTGAGCTGGTACGCCGAATCCAATTGGGGCGCCGCGGGGCTGTCCGATGAGGAGGCGCAGTCGCTCGAGCATCAGCGCCTGCTCCTGCTCTCCCGGTCACCTCGCGCGCGGGTGCGTGACGTGGCGGGCGTGAAGGGCCGCGCGCCCCCGTCCTCGACTGATTGGGAGTGCCACACGGTGATGGACGAAGCGCGTGCCTTCGACCTCCCTCCAGGTCGCTACGCGCGGTTCCCCGTCACCGACCACACACGCCCTCGGGACACCACCGTGGACAGCTTCATCCAGTGGGTGCGCGGGCTGGACGAGCGAGCCCATCTCCACCTGCACTGCCGAGGAGGCAAGGGGCGGACCGCCACGTTCATGTGTCTGCTCGACATGCTCCACAACGCCCGCCACCTCCCGTTGGACGCCTTGCTGGACCGCCAGGCCCGGCTGGGCGGCTATGACGTGCGCAAGGCAGCCGACCCCGCCAGCCCCAAGGCGCCGTTCATCGCCGAGCGGCGCGCCTTCCTAGCTCGGTTCCACGAGTACGCACGAGAGAACCCGAAGGGTGGGCCACTGGGGTGGGGGGAGTGGCTTGCTCGGCGGCTCACCAACTCCGAGCCAAAGCCGTGA
- a CDS encoding DUF692 domain-containing protein, whose amino-acid sequence MTQAVSDAWTLPWRGLGLSSNLSTSDVPQPYRLLDSAPGLFDFVEYSAPLSLDEARTQASLFSEMWSRRADVPVLFHPVHLNLWGPELEPVSALEALDAHARAVGSPWVGNDVGWWHSRGQPFPGYLYISPPFNEAGLADCAAHALHVQSHLSMPLVLENPAVMARRGQWHVLDFMAKLHACTGLPLLLDLGHLFSHQLSSGLPLDAGLEGFPLEQVVEIHIAGGVVSRRGSRAFYVDDHSQPVREELFQLLESVLPRCASLRAVTFEGDGHPAEVAQLSLKRLRRLVPQGARPPLPLRPPESLVVPPLTGESRPWELFEAGHAVVSAEKVEDPEGTLADQDFRLAVVAETLDKDWPLSRLLLAGTREQLVAFTASREYRNLFEGGGRSLTQVFSAWAMRRLREQPDDGASAVLSLEMLVPTAFMKAAPPPAPGQVGLVEEARPASFPVNLSELVFAARTVRRHLTARAWACGDLDLSGLEALAQVARRPGAEPWSFAVRRKAPGHEVLNVSRGLAELLRELGSRPRPVESVPPEVLAEGLWHRLIRLGDTSGVDRPLAQARPVR is encoded by the coding sequence ATGACGCAGGCTGTTTCGGATGCATGGACGTTGCCCTGGCGGGGCCTGGGGCTGAGCAGCAACCTGAGCACCTCGGATGTGCCGCAGCCGTACCGGCTGCTGGACTCCGCTCCGGGCCTCTTCGATTTCGTCGAGTACAGCGCGCCGCTCTCCCTCGACGAGGCGCGCACCCAGGCGAGCCTGTTCTCCGAGATGTGGAGCCGGCGCGCCGACGTCCCCGTGCTCTTCCACCCCGTGCATCTCAACCTGTGGGGGCCGGAGCTGGAGCCGGTCTCGGCGCTCGAGGCGCTGGATGCCCATGCCCGCGCCGTGGGCAGTCCGTGGGTGGGCAACGACGTGGGGTGGTGGCACTCGCGAGGCCAGCCCTTCCCGGGCTACCTGTACATCTCCCCCCCGTTCAACGAGGCAGGGCTCGCCGACTGCGCGGCCCATGCGCTCCATGTCCAGTCGCACCTCTCCATGCCCCTCGTGCTGGAGAACCCCGCGGTCATGGCGCGGCGAGGCCAGTGGCATGTCCTCGACTTCATGGCGAAGCTGCATGCCTGCACGGGCCTGCCGCTGCTGCTCGACCTGGGGCACCTCTTCAGCCACCAGCTCTCCTCGGGGCTGCCGTTGGACGCGGGACTCGAGGGCTTCCCGCTCGAGCAGGTGGTCGAGATCCACATCGCCGGCGGCGTCGTGTCGCGCCGAGGCTCTCGTGCGTTCTACGTCGATGACCACTCGCAGCCCGTGCGCGAGGAGCTGTTCCAGCTCCTGGAATCGGTGTTGCCGCGCTGTGCCTCGCTCCGGGCCGTCACCTTCGAGGGCGATGGCCACCCGGCCGAGGTGGCCCAGCTCTCCCTGAAGAGGCTGCGCCGGCTCGTCCCCCAGGGCGCCCGTCCTCCGCTTCCGTTGCGCCCACCCGAGTCCCTCGTCGTGCCTCCGCTCACCGGGGAGAGCCGTCCCTGGGAGCTCTTCGAGGCGGGGCACGCGGTCGTGTCCGCGGAGAAGGTCGAGGACCCGGAGGGGACCCTGGCGGACCAGGACTTCCGGCTGGCGGTGGTGGCGGAGACGCTGGACAAGGACTGGCCGCTCTCACGGCTGCTGCTCGCCGGAACCCGGGAGCAGCTGGTCGCCTTCACGGCCTCGCGGGAGTACCGGAACCTCTTCGAAGGGGGAGGGCGCTCGCTGACGCAGGTCTTCTCGGCCTGGGCGATGCGCCGGTTGCGGGAGCAACCCGATGACGGTGCCTCCGCCGTCCTGAGCCTGGAGATGCTCGTGCCCACCGCCTTCATGAAGGCCGCGCCGCCTCCAGCGCCAGGGCAGGTGGGGCTGGTGGAGGAGGCCCGCCCCGCCAGCTTCCCCGTGAATCTCTCCGAGCTGGTCTTCGCGGCGCGCACTGTACGCCGGCATCTCACCGCCCGTGCGTGGGCCTGCGGGGACCTGGACCTGTCGGGCCTGGAGGCCTTGGCACAGGTGGCGCGGCGCCCGGGCGCGGAGCCCTGGAGCTTCGCGGTCCGACGGAAGGCCCCTGGCCATGAGGTGCTGAATGTCTCGAGGGGGCTGGCGGAGCTGCTCCGAGAGCTGGGCTCACGGCCCCGGCCGGTGGAATCCGTGCCCCCGGAGGTGCTCGCCGAGGGCCTCTGGCACCGGCTGATCCGACTGGGTGATACATCTGGAGTGGATCGCCCCCTTGCACAGGCTCGTCCGGTAAGGTAG
- the udk gene encoding uridine kinase, whose translation MTSSPLVIGIAGGTASGKTTVARKVREALADCRVAFIDQDSYYRDLKDLPIADRREVNFDHPDAFDIELLVRHLRELKAGRPIQKPVYDFVTSSRQPRTMGVDPGDIILIEGILVLHMKEVRDEMDVKIYVDADDDLRILRRLTRDIKDRGRDFDHVVSQYLRHVRPMHMGFVEPSKHFADIIIPHGGNNEIAISMLVGALRGKLSAPQPRE comes from the coding sequence ATGACGTCGTCACCCCTCGTTATCGGAATCGCGGGTGGCACCGCGTCCGGCAAGACCACCGTCGCCCGAAAGGTCCGTGAGGCACTTGCCGATTGCCGCGTGGCCTTCATCGATCAGGACTCGTATTACAGGGACCTGAAGGACCTGCCGATTGCCGACCGCCGGGAGGTCAACTTCGACCATCCCGATGCGTTCGACATTGAGTTGCTGGTGCGACACCTGCGGGAGTTGAAGGCGGGGCGTCCCATCCAGAAGCCGGTCTACGACTTCGTCACCTCGTCGCGTCAGCCCCGCACCATGGGCGTGGACCCGGGTGACATCATCCTCATCGAGGGCATCCTCGTCCTTCACATGAAGGAAGTTCGCGATGAGATGGACGTGAAGATCTACGTCGACGCGGACGACGACCTGCGAATCCTCCGGCGCCTCACCCGCGACATCAAGGACCGGGGCCGCGACTTCGACCACGTCGTCAGCCAGTACCTGCGCCACGTGCGCCCCATGCACATGGGCTTCGTGGAGCCGTCCAAGCACTTCGCGGACATCATCATCCCGCACGGTGGCAACAACGAGATCGCCATCAGCATGCTGGTGGGCGCGCTGCGTGGAAAGCTCTCCGCGCCGCAGCCTCGCGAGTAG